In the Hylaeus volcanicus isolate JK05 chromosome 1, UHH_iyHylVolc1.0_haploid, whole genome shotgun sequence genome, one interval contains:
- the LOC128883836 gene encoding ADAMTS-like protein 4, whose translation MDRSRKSRNARWSWSPAEFPRRRRCAPRRSNITVKNFGSILALTMLTAVSVTCTHVPDKYPIEVYHMLREKTQFGFGRDNRIRGTWGPWSSWSECSRTCGTGIQSQSRECVPYQKVLRKRSIILGNGTSSSRPICIGTYKRYHTCNTQKCPNFPEDLRAEQCAKYNGRNYKGESYDWVPFLDAPNSCALNCRAVGERFYATLEPAVMDGTPCDAPNLRGHNAGISMERTDRWLCVAGQCKPVGCDGVVGSGVTTDACGVCGGQGKGCRLYEGIFMEPILPRGHQPVTTIPKGAVSLNISELRFSSNFLALRDSNGSYILNGPLAYSPSGTYKAAGATLTYQRGDRSRVECILATGPLNDSLHLEILAQEMNPGVLYKYMLPLKETTNGRAMIAPPLLATGSVDRGNEIPDSDSRVALTIPTTRIYDRKNDLSSRNRDKNGPLSRDRAPKEEMKHPPTTVMAGDQPKSKAKKRKRLKFGWKMFGLTPCSKECGGGIQKAIFKCVRVNNEMIVNERRCRNVGKPQQPPPLRCNDYPCLARWRAEPWSECSASCGTGTRTRKLECVQELNANLTMRVAAGACVQPPDLRTVEACTKPACTSSPELRHMHSQHDTPRWDVGAWGPCSVTCGEGVRNRTVTCITPGKSCSLLKKPESRKVCVSAPCTSNNAEQRAPWLHSDWSSKCSAECGNGVETRRVACADGSELFCNPKDKPETERQCYGKGANCDRAKWFTGPWTICSVSCGMGVQYREVLCVARTNNEFVVLPANGCNDSRPATEQACVVSACTPEWFTSDWSKCSTTCGTGVKTRLVRCILEGVGDSNCVEAAKPIDRQQCSLESCEKNIPLPSKSPKKAYETSECVDKHPNCVLVVKNGLCRIKYYKYSCCRCRE comes from the exons ATGGATCGTTCACGAAAATCGAGGAATGCCCGCTGGTCGTGGAGTCCCGCGGAATTCCCGCGGCGCCGACGATGCGCGCCGCGCCGCAGCAACATCACCGTCAAGAATTTTGG ATCGATTCTAGCTTTGACAATGCTCACCGCGGTCAGTGTCACCTGTACTCACGTGCCCGACAAGTATCCCATCGAA gtGTACCATATGCTACGGGAGAAGACACAGTTCGGTTTCGGACGGGACAATCGCATTAGAGGAACGTGGGGCCCGTGGAGTTCTTGGAGCGAGTGTTCTAGGACTTGCGGCACGGGTATCCAATCCCAGTCTCGCGAATGCGTACCATATCA GAAAGTTTTGAGGAAGAGGAGTATTATCTTGGGGAACGGCACAAGCAGCTCGCGACCCATTTGCATCGGCACGTACAAGAGATACCACACATGCAACACGCAG AAATGTCCAAACTTCCCGGAGGATTTGCGGGCGGAACAATGCGCCAAGTATAACGGAAGAAACTACAAGGGCGAGAGCTACGATTGGGTTCCGTTCCTGGACG CTCCAAACTCTTGCGCGCTCAATTGCCGTGCTGTCGGCGAACGTTTTTACGCAACGCTTGAACCGGCAGTAATGGATGGCACACCCTGCGACGCTCCGAATCTTCGTGGACATAATGCGGGAATTTCTATGGAACGCACAGACCGATGGCTCTGTGTCGCCGGACAATGCAAG CCTGTAGGTTGCGACGGTGTGGTAGGATCTGGCGTAACGACGGATGCTTGTGGTGTCTGCGGTGGTCAGGGTAAAGGTTGTCGACTGTACGAGGGTATTTTTATGGAACCAATCCTGCCGAGGGGTCATCAACCCGTGACCACCATACCGAAGGGAGCTGTGTCTCTCAACATTTCCGAACTTCGTTTCAGTAGCAACTTCTTAG CGTTAAGAGACAGCAACGGTAGTTACATCCTGAATGGACCGTTGGCATATAGTCCAAGCGGCACTTATAAAGCGGCTGGCGCGACATTAACATACCAGAGGGGTGACAGAAGCCGCGTGGAGTGCATCTTGGCAACCGGGCCACTGAACGATTCTTTGCATTTAGAG ATCCTGGCGCAGGAAATGAACCCCGGGGTGCTCTACAAGTATATGCTGCCGTTAAAGGAGACCACCAACGGAAGGGCGATGATAGCCCCACCGCTTCTCGCGACAG GATCCGTGGATCGTGGCAACGAAATTCCCGATTCGGATTCCCGCGTCGCTCTGACGATACCCACGACCAGAAT ATACGACCGAAAAAACGATCTATCATCGAGGAATCGCGACAAGAATGGACCGCTGTCGCGCGACAGAGCACCAAAAGAGGAGATGAAGCATCCACCGACCACTGTGATGGCCGGCGATCAGCCAAAGTCGAAGGCCAAAAAGAGAAAGCGACTGAAATTTGGTTGGAAGATGTTCGGATTGACTCCTTGCTCCAAGGAGTGCGGAGgag GGATCCAGAAAGCGATTTTCAAGTGTGTTCGCGTGAACAATGAAATGATCGTGAACGAAAGACGTTGCCGCAACGTGGGAAAGCCCCAGCAGCCGCCTCCGTTGCGTTGCAACGATTACCCCTGTCTGGCCAG ATGGAGGGCGGAACCGTGGAGCGAGTGCTCGGCCAGCTGCGGTACTGGAACGAGAACACGAAAATTGGAGTGCGTACAGGAATTAAATGCGAACCTAACGATGCGAGTAGCTGCCGGTGCGTGTGTCCAACCACCAGACCTGAGGACCGTGGAGGCTTGCACGAAACCGGCTTGCACGAGCAGTCCGGAATTAAGGCACATGCACTCGCAACACGACACACCCAGATGGGACGTCGGAGCTTGGGGCCCG TGCTCGGTGACGTGCGGAGAGGGGGTACGAAATCGAACGGTGACGTGCATCACGCCCGGCAAGTCCTGTTCTTTGTTAAAGAAACCAGAGTCTCGGAAAGTTTGCGTATCCGCGCCTTGCACGAGCAACAACGCGGAGCAACGGGCACCCTGGCTGCACTCGGATTGGTCGTCCAAG TGCTCCGCCGAATGCGGCAACGGAGTCGAAACGAGACGAGTAGCGTGCGCCGACGGCAGCGAGCTGTTTTGTAATCCCAAAGACAAACCGGAAACCGAGAGGCAGTGTTACGGTAAAGGAGCGAACTGCGATAGGGCCAAGTGGTTCACCGGTCCATGGACAATC TGCTCCGTGTCTTGCGGAATGGGTGTCCAGTATCGAGAAGTCCTTTGCGTCGCAAGGACGAACAACGAATTCGTCGTGTTACCAGCGAATGGTTGCAACGATTCGAGGCCAGCAACCGAGCAAGCGTGCGTAGTGTCCGCGTGCACACCGGAATGGTTTACCTCGGACTGGTCGAAG TGTTCGACGACGTGTGGCACCGGCGTAAAAACCAGATTGGTTCGCTGCATCCTCGAGGGCGTCGGCGACTCGAATTGCGTAGAAGCTGCGAAACCGATCGACCGACAACAATGCAGTTTGGAATCTTGCGAGAAGAATATCCCGTTGCCTAGCAAATCGCCGAAAA AAGCCTACGAGACGTCCGAGTGTGTCGACAAACATCCAAACTGCGTGCTGGTCGTGAAGAATGGCCTGTGTCGAATAAAGTACTACAAGTATTCGTGTTGCCGTTGCCGCGAGTAA
- the LOC128883851 gene encoding armadillo repeat-containing protein 6 homolog: protein MVRVISQETYDEVVNENIEQFSMTPEEAVEDAIKQFEAQGVDLSNIMKDLILNNDNELITSYLSQLNIAIEDKNYGNVPQTLDKLRNELDKDIAYRVYAGKKGGYDTLIKLMKSCPNNSLVIRSALKAVTSLMNGNPDLLNDEGVALQIYILDRYTDIPTLQYLLHWIRECCIKHEQNRQSIFNADIFNKLKKILIRDNATGPELRDACAVIRALVLDDDIRHEYGKSHEHATVIAKGALNVLTGLMPRFKKDKGVVGDLMITLAALIVRNEFCQEVEDAGGLKFVVDIMIDYPDSEKLNWQALKLLKALAGNDSVKSHIVTSGCSPIIVSAISRLKGSECVVTAGLACISALTLRCPSNAGVFYDCGAPFVIIDAMKAYSKSLSVLKQAAWAIRNMSVRNKAECQEFIAYGVEGVLRNVLQLHGPKLESDVNAALRDLGLKVELKERWTGKGVSMDNTN, encoded by the exons ATGGTTCGTGTAATTAGTCAAGAGACCTACGATGAAGTCGTCAACGAGAATATAGAGCAATTTTCGATGACTCCCGAAGAAGCTGTAGAAGATGCTATTAAACAATTCGAAGCACAG GGTGTAGACTTGAGTAACATCATGAAAGATTTAATACTCAACAATGACAATGAATTGATAACATCTTATCTGAGTCAACTTAATATAGCCATAGAGGATAAGAATTATGGAAATGTTCCTCAAACGTTAGACAAGTTAAGAAATGAATTAGACAAAGATATCGCGTACAGAGTATACGCAGGTAAAAAAGGAGGATACGATActttaataaagttaatgaAATCTTGCCCTAATAATAGTTTGGTAATAAGGTCGGCATTGAAGGCCGTTACCTCATTGATGAATGGTAATCCAGACTTATTAAACGACGAGGGAGTGGCATTGCAAATATA CATTTTAGATAGATATACCGACATTCCAACGTTACAATATCTTTTGCACTGGATTAGAGAATGTTGTATAAAACACGAGCAAAATAGACAAAGTATTTTCAACgcagatatttttaataaacttaaaaaaatattaattcgagaTAACGCGACCGGACCTGAATTACGAGATGCTTGCGCTGTAATTAGAGCTCTCGTGTTAGACGACGACATTAGGCACGAATATGGGAAGTCTCACGAACATGCAACCGTTATAGCAAAAGGAGCCCTTAATGTTTTGACTGGGTTAATGCCAA gatttaaaaaagataaaggAGTCGTAGGAGATTTAATGATAACTCTAGCTGCGTTGATCGtgagaaatgaattctgtcaAGAGGTAGAGGATGCAGGAGGACTGAAATTCGTTGTAGACATTATGATCGATTATCCAGATtcggaaaaattgaattggcaggctttgaaattattaaaagctCTCGCTGGGAACGACAGCGTGAAATCGCACATCGTAACGTCCGGCTGCAGCCCTATAATTGTTTCAGCTATCAGTAGACTCAAA GGCTCGGAATGCGTAGTGACTGCTGGACTTGCATGCATTTCTGCATTAACATTGAGGTGTCCCTCAAATGCTGGTGTGTTTTACGACTGTGGAGCGCCGTTTGTAATTATAGATGCAATGAAAGCTTATTCTAAAAGTTTGAGTGTGTTGAAGCAAGCTGCTTGGGCCATTCGAAATATGTCTGTAAGAAATAAAGCAGAATGTCAAGAATTTATTGCGTATGGCGTAGAAGGTGTCTTGAGGAATGTTCTTCAACTACACGGCCCTAAACTCGAAAGCGACGTGAACGCAGCCTTGAGGGATCTAGGATTGAAAGTAGAACTGAAAGAGAGATGGACCGGAAAGGGTGTTTCCATGGACAACACCAATTAA